The genomic window CGCGAATGCTACCTTTGGCTAAGCCTTCGACATTCGATTTCTTAACCGAAGCACTCCATTCTGTTTTCGATGTGACATGCATCAGACGAGCGCCGAGTCCTCCGAAAGGTGTTTTCGTTTCAACCGCAAGACATTGACGAGCCTTTCCCGTGCGCAAGAATTTTCCTGTTACCGACGCCGAATATCACGTGTCCGACGAGACGCTGATCGTTTCCAGGACCGATCTCAAGGGGAAGCTGACCTACGTCAATGAAGACTTCATCAAAGCGGCGGAATTCACGTCAGAGGAGCTGATAGGGAAGCCGCACAACATCGTGCGCCATCCGGAAATGCCGCCGGAAGCTTTCGAGAATCTATGGGATACGCTGAAGGCTGAGAAGCCCTGGGTCGGAGCGGTCAAAAACCGTCGTAAGAACGGCGGCTTCTATTGGGTGCTGGCAACCGCCTCGCCAATCCGGGAGAATGGGCAAGTCACGGGTTATACCTCGATCCGGACCAAGCTGCCGGCCGATCAGCGCGCATTGTCGGAAGAAGTCTACGCAGACATCCGAGAGAAAAGGTCGCATCAATACCGGATCGATGCCGGAATTATTCGGAAACGATCGTTCTTCGATCATTTTGGGATTTTCACGCGCACGTTTCGGGCGAGACTGATGACCCTGATCACGCTCCAGGCCGCGTTTTTGCTCGCCTGCGGCCTGCTCGGCGCGGGCGTCGTCGGTGGAACTTTAGGCCTTTTTCTGAGCCTTCTTGCCGGAGTCGGGATCGCCATCGGCGGATTCATGGGACGCCAGACCATTCAGGCGTTTCAAGGTCCGATGCATCATTTGAACGAGACGATGCTGAATCTGGTACAGGACAAATTCGACAATCGAATCCAGATCATGCGCGACGACGAGATCGGCGAGGCCCTCCGCAACCTTCAGACCGTACAAACGCTTATTCGTTTCAGTCGGGAGGAGGTCGGTTCCACGCAACGCCGAGCCGAGATCCGGCGCAAGACGGACATGTCCAAGATCGCGGATTCCTTTGAAGCGGCAATCGGCGAGATCGTCCAGGCTGTCGCGACGGCAGCCGCGGAGCTCGAATCATCGGCGACGACCCTTGCGTCGAACGCGGATCATGCTCAGGAATTCGCCGCGCGCGTTGCCAACGGGTCGGCGGAGGCATCGTCCAATGTCAACTCTGTCGCCTCGGCGACGGAAGAGATGACGGCCTCGGTTCGTGAGATCGGCCAACAGGTGCAGGAATCGGCGAAAATGGCAGGGGATGCCGTCGATCAGGTCCATTCTGCGGCAGAGCGCGTCAGCGCGCTTTCGAACGCCGCGGCGCACATCGGAGACATTGTCGAGATCATCAACACTATTGCGGGCCAAACCAACCTCCTGGCCCTCAATGCCACGATCGAGGCCGCAAGAGCCGGAGAAGCAGGTCGCGGGTTTTCGGTCGTTGCCTCGGAAGTGAAAGCGCTGGCGGAACAAACCGCCAAAGCGACCGGTGAGATCGGTCAGCAGATCAGCGGTATCCAAGCCGCCACTCAGGAATCCGTCGCCTCGATCAACCAGATCAGAAATTCGATCGAGCGGCTTTCGGGAATCTCCTCCGCGATTGCAGCGGCGATAGAGCAGCAGGGAGCGACGACCCAGGAGGTTGCCCGAAACGTCCAACATGCAGCTCAAGGGGCGCAGGAAGTATCCTCGAATGTGGGCAATCTGCAGCGCGGGGCTGTGGAAACAGGATCCGCGTCGTCCCAGGTGTTGTCGGCTGCTCAAATGCTTTCGCGCGACAGCACCAGACTCAAGCTGGAAGTGAACAAGTTCTTGGAGTCGGTCCGGGTTGCATAGAACTCAGTACTCGAGGACAAACTGTTGAGGTGCATCCGCAACGCAGCTACCGAAAAAATTCGCGCATTTAGGATCGGCTAAGAAATTCGATCAAATTTTTCTGATGACCGCAAACGAGGCGAAATCATCCTTTGTCGAGTTGTACGCAGACGCGTATACACGCTAAAGAATCGTCACAACGTCTCAACAGGCCGACGTCCGCAATGTTCAAGGGTTTGTATAAGGTCGAATTCGAAACGCCGCGCGGAAAAGCGCTCGGTGTGGTCAACGCCGAAGATGGAAAAATTCGCGGCGGCAGTTCAGCGTTCGCTTACATCGGCTCCTTCACCGAGAATGGCCACGCTTTTTCGGGAAGCGTTCGCAGCATTCGACACACCGCCAACCCTGCACATCCGTCGGTCTTCGGCTTTGACGAAGTCAACGTCAATTTTCAGGGCGCAGCCAAAGGCGACTACGCGGTGTGCGAGGGTGTATCGCCCGATTTCCCCAGCTTGGCGTTCAAAGCCGTACTCACGAGGCTCGCTGATTGAAAACGCTCCTGCGGAAAAGCACTTCATTGCATAAGCCGCAGACACAAAACATCATGTAACGTCAGGCATAGGTGCGGTCAGCGGCGTGGCTCAACCACGAGACACTGAATGGCGCGGCCGAAATAACCTTTGACGTCCCCAAGCCGCGACACGGCGATGCCGGCACCATCCGGCCCCAAGGTCGTTTCCGAATTCAGCAGGATCCAGTCCCCGACGGGTGCGCGTGCAAGCGTGACTGTGAGATCGGCGTTGATAAATGTCCATTTGGCAAAGTCGATGATCGACGCGACACCGTTGGTGAAATCAGCCGACAACGCCGCGCGCATCACCGCGGAATTCTCACTTCCTTCGACCATTGGGCGATTGGTGCGAAACCAGATCGCTGCGGGACCAAGCGTCAGAAAGCGGCCTCGCACCGATCGCAACGTCACGCTATTGATGAAGTTGCTTGATCCATGAGGCGGTTCTTCAATCCCATCCTCAGGGCCCGGAACGTCGATCGGCATCTCCACCACATCCGCCGGGAGTGAAATGGCTTCCGATCTCACCTTGAGAACGGTAGCGCGAACGACTTCTGCGCCATTTGACAGAATGCTCACCTTGCAAAGCTGGATCTTTCGCCCTTCGCGCACCACCTCGGTGTCAAACGTCAGCGGCGCCACTGGCACCGGCCGCATCAGATCGACGGTGATGCGAACCACCTGCATCGGCTGGGCGGACGGAATTCGCTCTGCAGCCCAGACCACCAGTGCCGATGGCGCGCCGCCATGTTGCATGCTCGGATCCCACGGACCTCCAGCGTGCTCACTGGTGAACACACGATTCCCGTCAACGCGAAATACAGCTTCCATCAGATGAGACCGATTGTCGAACATCAATAAGTTTTGAAATCAGATCAAAGCGGACCGTCGACCGCTTCTTGATATTCCTTGGTGAGGCGCGCAACCAGCTCAGAAACAGGCACGACCTTCTCAACGCTGCCGATGCCTTGACCGCTGCCCCAGATTTCCTTCCACGCCTTAGGCTTGTTACGTTCACCGCTGGCATCGGTCGCGAAGCTCATCTTCGATGGATCGGAGACAGGAAGGTTGTCCGGATCCATGCCTGCGGCAACGATAGATGGCTTCAGGTAATTGCCGTGAACGCCGGTAAACAAGTTGGAGTACACGATATCTTCCGCCGCCGATGATGCGATCATGTCCTTATAGGCCTGCGGAGCGTTCGCTTCTTGAGTCGCGATGAACGCCGAACCGACGTAGGCGAAATCAGCGCCAAGGACGCGGGCAGCGCGGACCGCACGTCCTGTGCCCATCGCGCCGGACAATGCGATCGGACCGTTGAACCATTGCCGCGTCTCGGCCACGAACGCGAACGGCGACAATGCTCCGGCGTGACCGCCAGCACCTGCTGCAACCAGCACCAAACCGTCAGCGCCCTTCTCGACCGCCTTGTGCGCGAACTTCTGGTTGATGACATCGTGAAAGGTGATGCCGCCCCAGGCATGAACAGCTTGATTCAATTCCTCACGCGCACCAAGGGACGTGATCACCATCGGCACCTTGTGCTTTTCACAAACGGCAAGATCCTGATCCAACCGGTTGTTCGATTTGTGTACGATCTGGTTCACGGCGAACGGCGCGGAAGGACGATCGGGATGCGCCTTGTCGTGCGCGGCTAACTCTTCCTTGATCCGGTGCAGCCATTCGTCCAGCAAGGCTGCGGGACGCGCGTTCAACGCTGGAAATGAGCCGACAACGCCTGCCTTGCACTGGGCGATGACAAGATCAGGACCCGATACGATAAACAGCGGTGAACCGATCACCGGTATCGAGAGACGATTCTTGAACAAGGCAGGCATCGACATCCGGAATTCCTTTTCCTTCAAATTGACCGCACAGGCAGCCGCGAGAGCAGTATGCCTACGGTCATACGGGGTGTGAGCACGCCTTGGAAGAGCGGGAATTTACTGACAGACAGCGCGGGTGACGAAATTTTCTGTCTTGCACGCGCTGCCCCCCGAAAAATAGGCTTTTGCTGAGCATTTTTGGGCGGCTTCGATGTCGAGGCTGCGGCCTTCCTTGTAGCCCTTCTCCCTGCATAGCTGGTCTGACGCCGACTTGCAGTCGGGTGCGCCATTGGATGCGACGATACACATGGTTCGACCGACAACCACGGACTGCCCGGAGAGCGGCGCGATGCGGGACAAACTATCGGTCGCTTTTTTGGCACTGGAATTCAGGCCGTCAATCGTCTGCAGGGGAGACGGCAGCGAGGGGGTCAAACTCGATGGAGTGCCTTTGAGCAGCTTCCCGATTTCCTCAACAAGGCCGGGGTTGCCGCGGGCGGGCGGTTCAGGGGCAGCCGCCGCCTGATCGGCCGGTGCGGCATCCTGTGCTGGAGGCGCAGCCGGTGCCTGTGTCTGGGATTGCTGAGGCCAAGCCGCCGTTGTCGCGCCGAACAACGCAACGGACATCGCAATCGCCACGAACATCTGGCGACCTCGCACATCCATCATGATCTCGCCGGCGCGAATGGACATGGAGCAAACCTATCCCGGCCCTTCCGGCAGGAAAAGGGCTGTCTCGCTAGTGTGGTGGTTCAGAGGTTCGGATCCGAGGAAACCGCAAGCGCGTGCGAACTTCAGAATCGGGACACCAGAATCATAAATTTACCAGTGTCCTCTCGAATCCAAAGTTCGCTACGGAGCGCGCTGCACGATAAGGCGAACTTTGGATTCGGGACACTAGAATAGCCTGAAGGCAATGATGAAACCGATGATCAGGGCGCCTGCTCCAATGCTCACCCACATACCGAGCCGTTTCTCGATGGCTTCGCGAATCCAGGTGCCATAACGGTTAAGCAGCACCGCCACGAAGAAAAACCGCCCGCCCCGCGCAATGACTGAGAGCACCACAAACAGGAACAGATTGTAGTCGGCGAAACCCGACGTGATCGTGACGATTTTATAGGGAATGGGCGTCAGGCCTTTGAGCAGGATGATCCAGGCCCCGTACTCAGCATAGGCCGCCCGAAATGCCTCGACCTTTTCGCCGTAGCCATAAAGCTGGATCAACCACTGCCCGACGGAGTCGTAGAGCAGCGCCCCAATGGCGTAACCCAGCACGCCACCAGCGACCGATGTGATGGTGCAAACCAGCGCATACAGCCACGCCTTCTGCGGCCGCGCGAGCGACATCGGAATCAACATCACATCCGGCGGGACCGGAAAGAACGAACTTTCGGCGAACGAGACAGCTCCCATCAACCAGAGGGCATAGGGCTTGTCGGCGGCGGCGATACACCAGTCATACATTTTTTTCAGCATGGCGCGATGAACCATCGTCCAGCGGATTTGTCCATGGATGGAATTGTGTCGAAGCTGCGAAAAATCAGCGCCGTTTCTTTAGACGGCCACTTTCGCGCGCGACAATTGGTCGCCGGGCTGCAAGCTCGGGAGCCACTGGGGCTTTTTTAAGTTTCGGAGCGGAATCTGAAGCCGGCGCGACAACGCGGGACTTGATCGCTGTTGCCTTGGTAGGCGACTTGGGAAGCTTCTCGGCAATCCCCTGAGCCCGCTCGCGGCGGTCCATCTCGTCCCACACATCCTGAGGCTTAACCCCGGCTGCGGCCCATAGCACCGAAAGATTGTAAAGTAGGTCCGCGCTTTCCCGGACAACCGCCTGCGGATCGCCGCTGACGGCGTCAATGACGACCTCGATGGCCTCCTCGGCAAGCTTCTTGGCCATCTTGGCCGGGCCGCGTTGAAACAGCCGTGCGGTTCGCGACGTCGCCGGATCGAGATCCTTGGCCGCAATTACCGCTCGATAAAGCCGTTCCAGCGAATCGCTCATTGAAAAACCTTAGGGCAAATCCATCCACAGCGTGTTAACAAGTCGGCTTTCAACCGGATGAATGCCTAAAAAAGCAAAAAATCGCCAGCATTTCCCGGCGATTGGCTCGCGCAGGCAAAGCCTTCCGGGCGTCAGTAATCCCAGTAGCCATCGCCGTCATAGGGCGGGACCCCGTAGCCGTAATAAGCTGGACCCCCGTAATAGTGGCCGCCGTAGTAGGGGCTACCGCCATAAAAATAGTGCTGCCGATAGTAATCGCGGCGGCGCTGTTCAGCCACGATGGTCCCGATCGTGCCGAGCGCCAGGCCCATAAATGCGAGACCCGCGGCGTTGTTATGGCGGTAGTGCCGCCGAGCCACGCGGCGGCGGGCGCTGAAGTCGGTGGCCTCGCCCGCGACAGCGGGCGAGGTGCTCGCATCCTTCGCAACCGGCGCAGCGGGGCGCGCCTGGGCGGCAGGGACGATGGCGCCCAGAGTCAGGGCTGCGACGGTCGTCAGAACCACGCCTCTGCGGAAGGAAGAAATCTTCGGTCCGAACATTTCAGGTCCTCATCATCAAGTGCCGGCCGGCATGGGCCCAGTAAAATCCTTAGCCTACATTGGGTTCCCCAATCCCAAATGCAGGCTGAACGATCAGTGGCAAAATCAAGGCAATCTGTTACCAAAAGTCGGAGCAGTGGCAAGCGGTCGCGGGTACGTCTATGGCTGGAGTCATCAAACAAACATACCAAGCGTACAAAATATCATCGCATCTAGTGTGCTGGTTCAGAAGTTCGCTCCATCTTTCCCCGCGAGTGCTTCCAGCTAACTTCTGAACCTGAACCACACGAAATCATGAATTTACTAGTGTCCTCTCGAATCCAAAGTTCGCTACAGAGCGCGCTGCACGATGAGGCGAACTTTGGATTCAGGACACTAGGACCTTCAGGTCTCAAGCCAAGCATCATGTTGAAGCGTCCGACTACCTCCCTCCCCGCTGCCCTCTTCTCGCTGATTGCCTTGTTATGTGTCCTCTGCTCCGGTTTAAGCGGAGCACACGCCTCAACCGCCATCCGATTTTCACTCGACCGGCCAATCGACGGCGCGGCCGCCCCGTTTGTCTTGGCTTCGGTGACAGATCTGTTCCGCGCAGAAGACCTGACGGTCACGCTCGATTCCGCCAACGGGTCGGATGATGCGATTGCGCGCGTCGCATCAGGCGCGAGCGACGTGGCGCTGGCCGACATCAATGCTTTGATCCGTTACCGCGACAAGGAAAATGCTCAATCGATCAAGGCCGTGTTCGTGCTGTATAACAAGGCCCCTTATGCCGTGATTGCGCGCAAGAGCCGCGGCATCAAATCGATGGCGGACATTGAAGGCAAGACCATCGGTCTGGTCGATAATGATCTCGCCGCGAAGCTCTGGCCCGCCGTTGCCCGTCGTAACCATATCGATCTCGGCAAAGTGAAAGCCGAAAAAATCAATGCCGCCGTGCGAGAACCTATGTTGTCAGCCGGACAACTCGATGCGGTCACCGGTTTAGCATTGCTGTCCGCGATTAACCTGCGCGATCGCGGGGTTCCTGCAAACGACCTGACGGTTCTGCGATTTGCCGACTTCGGATGTCTGGCTTACGGCCATGCACTGATCGTCAATCCCGCCTTCGCGGCGAAGAATCCTGAAGCTGTGAAAGCATTCTTGCGCGCGACGATGTCCGGCGTGCGGATGACCATCAAAAGCCCGGAACATGCGATCGACATTGTCATGACGCGAATGAACAACGGCTCGCGCGACATCGAACTCGAGCGGCTGCAGGCAAGCATTCATGACAACATTATCACCAACGAAGTGAGGCAGAATGGTCTTGGCGGGATCGAGACGCATCGCTTCGAGGCAGCAATGGATCAGATCGCGGAAGGCTACACATTTCGCAAACGCCCGTCATCGGCCGACATTTTCGATGAAAGCTTCCTGCCACCGGCAGACGACCGCAAAATCAATTAAGCACATCTCCAACCATCGCTGTATTCCTCCTAGCCCTCAGGTTAGGCTATCGTTTTGGCAAGTCTGGTCCGTGTGATCATCGAGCAGCCGCCCATGCCCCTTATTCGCTTGTACATTCGCGTTCTCGATTTGCTCGGCAAGGAAGCGCGTCTCGGCTGGCTGCTCGCCGGCGCCAATTTGCTGCTGGCCATAGCGCAATTCGCCGAACCGGTCCTGTTCGGACGCATCGTTGACGTGCTGTCGGCGACACCCGCCGCCGGCGCCGAGCCGCGATCGCCCTGGCCGCTACTGGGCGCGTGGGTTGCCTTTGGATTGTTCACGATCGTCTGCAGCGCAGTGGTTGCCCTGCACGCTGATCGCCTCGCCCATCGTCAACGCCAGACGGTGCTGACTGACTATTTCGAGCACATCATGCAGCTGCCGCTGACATTCCACAGTGGCACGCATTCCGGCCGTCTCATGAAGGTGATGCTGCAAGGGACGGATGCGCTGTGGCGGCTATGGCTCAGTTTCTTCCGTGAGCACTTCGCGGCAATCGTCTCGCTGATGGTGCTGCTGCCGCTGTCGATCTACCTGAATTGGCGGTTGGCCATCCTGCTGTTCGTGCTGTGCGTCATCTTCACGGTGCTGACGACACTTGTGGTGCGCAAGACCTATAGCTTGCAGATGCAGGTCGAAGAACACTACGGCGACCTTGCCGCTCGAGCGTCCGATGCACTCGGCAACGTCGCGCTGGTGCAAAGCTTCGTGCGCGTCGATGCAGAAGTGCAGGGACTGCGTGGCGTCGCCGACAAATTGCTGTCGGCTCAGCTTCCGGTGCTGTCCTGGTGGGCACTGGTCGTGGTCATGACTCGCGCATCCACCACCATCACCATCCTCGCAATCTTCGTCGTCGGCATCATCCTGCACGGACATGGACTCGCGAGCGTCGGCGAGATCGTGATGTTCGTGAGTTTCGCCACGATGCTGATCCAGAAGCTTGAGCAGGTTGTCAGTTTCATCAACAACGTCTTCATGGAAGCCCCTCGCTTGCGCGAATTCTTCGACGTGCTCGACGCTGTTCCCGCCGTGCGTGATCGGCCGGACGCTATCGATCCAGGCCGGCTGCAAGGGCTTGTGGAATTCAACGATGTGACATTTTCCTACGATGGTAAGCGGCCGGCTGTGGAAGACGTGTCCTTCACCGCACTGCCGGGCCAAACCTTTGCACTTGTCGGCGAAACGGGGGCCGGCAAATCCACGGCGATCGCCCTACTTCACCGCGCGTTCGATCCGCAGTCCGGCTTTATAAAGATCGACGGGATGGACGTGCGGGGCATGACGCTCACCTCGCTGCGTCGAAACATTGGTGTGGTGTTTCAGGAAGCGCTGTTGTTCAACCGCTCGATTGCCGAGAACCTGCGCGTCGGCAAGCCCGACGCGACCGACGCTGAATTGCGCGCTGCAGCCGAGGGGGCTCAAGCCTTGGACTTCATAGAGCGCAGCGAGATGAAATTCGAAACGAATGCAGGGGAGCGCGGCCGCATGCTGTCCGGCGGCGAACGCCAGCGGCTGTCAATCGCACGCGCGTTGCTGAAGAATCCGCCAATCCTGATCCTCGATGAAGCGACCAGCGCTCTCGATGCGGTCACCGAGGCAAAAGTGAACGCCGCTCTCGATACTGTGATGAAGGGCCGGACGACGTTTGTGATTGCCCACCGGCTCTCGACGATTCGCAGCGCGACCAGGATCCTCGTGTTCGACAAAGGCCGCATTGTGGAAAGTGGAACGTTCGATGAACTTGTCGAAAATGGCGGCTATTTCGCCAAGCTCGCAAAGGCGCAGTTCATGGTGCAAGAGGAAGCTGGCACTGAGTAGCCCCACCGCCAGCAGTTCTCGATACAAAGTCGTGAGGTCGTGCACAGGGTGTGGGCAACCGTCGAAATTTGGCCCACTTCCTGCTTAAATGAAGCCTTGACCCACTATGCCGGACCACTGCTCCGGTATAAGTATTGATCTCGTTGCCGCGCCGAGATGGCGGCATGGTCGCATCGCACATCCGAACGCTACACGCCGAGGACGCCATGACTTCATTCGCCGCAGGCGTGCTTTCAGAGATCGGAATCGGATAGTGGCGTCGTCTCGCACCCGATTCCAATTGCTGTCGTTGCGAGCGCTGACTTTTGTCGCGGCGCTGATGACCGTCTCGCTAATCGCACCGCAGACCGTGCGGGCCGAAGCGCTGCTTGTGATCGAAGCCGACACCGGCAAGATCCTACAAGCCGAGAATGCGACATATCCTTGGTATCCGGCTTCGGTCACCAAGCTAATGACGGCGTACGTCACATTGAAAGCGGTGAAGGAAGGCCGCATCACCCTCGACACACTGTTCACGGTGTCTCCGAACGCCCTCGCGCAAGCACCCTCGAAGATGGGATTTCCAGTCGGCACTCAGGTTACTGTCGACAACGCCATGAAGATGATGATGGTGAAGTCCGCGAACGACATTGCCGTCGTGCTGGCCGAAGGCGTCGCAGGCTCGGTCGACAATTTCGCCGAGGAGATGAACAAGAATGCGCAGCGTCTCGGTATGACGCAAACGCATTACGTCAATCCGAACGGCCTGCCCGCCGATGGCCACGTGACCTCCGCACGTGATCTCGGTATCCTGGCGCGTGCGCTGCTCCGCGATTTTCCCGAATATGAATACTACCTCCACATACCGGCGATTAAATTCGGCCGCCGCATCACTGCGAATTATAACAAGCTGATCGGCCGCTATCCCGGCGCTGACGGCATGAAGACAGGGTTCATCTGCGCATCGGGGTTCAATCTGGTCGCATCAGCAACCCGCAACAACAAGCGCCTGATCGCTGTGGTGCTCGGAGCATCCTCGGGGTCGATGCGCGCACTTCGCGCCGCACAGCTTCTGGAGCGCGGCTTCAACAACCGTCTGTCATGGCTCAAGCCGTCCCTCGGAACCGTTGATTCACTGGCGCCGATCGATGCCGCACCGCCGAATCTGCGCGATGAAATGTGCGGAC from Nitrobacteraceae bacterium AZCC 1564 includes these protein-coding regions:
- a CDS encoding aerotaxis receptor (product_source=KO:K03776; cath_funfam=1.10.287.950,3.30.450.20; cog=COG0840; ko=KO:K03776; pfam=PF00015,PF08447; smart=SM00086,SM00091,SM00283,SM00304; superfamily=55785,58104; tigrfam=TIGR00229; transmembrane_helix_parts=Outside_1_167,TMhelix_168_190,Inside_191_194,TMhelix_195_217,Outside_218_564); translation: MRKNFPVTDAEYHVSDETLIVSRTDLKGKLTYVNEDFIKAAEFTSEELIGKPHNIVRHPEMPPEAFENLWDTLKAEKPWVGAVKNRRKNGGFYWVLATASPIRENGQVTGYTSIRTKLPADQRALSEEVYADIREKRSHQYRIDAGIIRKRSFFDHFGIFTRTFRARLMTLITLQAAFLLACGLLGAGVVGGTLGLFLSLLAGVGIAIGGFMGRQTIQAFQGPMHHLNETMLNLVQDKFDNRIQIMRDDEIGEALRNLQTVQTLIRFSREEVGSTQRRAEIRRKTDMSKIADSFEAAIGEIVQAVATAAAELESSATTLASNADHAQEFAARVANGSAEASSNVNSVASATEEMTASVREIGQQVQESAKMAGDAVDQVHSAAERVSALSNAAAHIGDIVEIINTIAGQTNLLALNATIEAARAGEAGRGFSVVASEVKALAEQTAKATGEIGQQISGIQAATQESVASINQIRNSIERLSGISSAIAAAIEQQGATTQEVARNVQHAAQGAQEVSSNVGNLQRGAVETGSASSQVLSAAQMLSRDSTRLKLEVNKFLESVRVA
- a CDS encoding hypothetical protein (product_source=Hypo-rule applied) → MFKGLYKVEFETPRGKALGVVNAEDGKIRGGSSAFAYIGSFTENGHAFSGSVRSIRHTANPAHPSVFGFDEVNVNFQGAAKGDYAVCEGVSPDFPSLAFKAVLTRLAD
- a CDS encoding hypothetical protein (product_source=Hypo-rule applied; pfam=PF13622; superfamily=54637); this translates as MQHGGAPSALVVWAAERIPSAQPMQVVRITVDLMRPVPVAPLTFDTEVVREGRKIQLCKVSILSNGAEVVRATVLKVRSEAISLPADVVEMPIDVPGPEDGIEEPPHGSSNFINSVTLRSVRGRFLTLGPAAIWFRTNRPMVEGSENSAVMRAALSADFTNGVASIIDFAKWTFINADLTVTLARAPVGDWILLNSETTLGPDGAGIAVSRLGDVKGYFGRAIQCLVVEPRR
- a CDS encoding nitronate monooxygenase (product_source=KO:K00459; cath_funfam=3.20.20.70; cog=COG2070; ko=KO:K00459; pfam=PF03060; superfamily=51412), with translation MSMPALFKNRLSIPVIGSPLFIVSGPDLVIAQCKAGVVGSFPALNARPAALLDEWLHRIKEELAAHDKAHPDRPSAPFAVNQIVHKSNNRLDQDLAVCEKHKVPMVITSLGAREELNQAVHAWGGITFHDVINQKFAHKAVEKGADGLVLVAAGAGGHAGALSPFAFVAETRQWFNGPIALSGAMGTGRAVRAARVLGADFAYVGSAFIATQEANAPQAYKDMIASSAAEDIVYSNLFTGVHGNYLKPSIVAAGMDPDNLPVSDPSKMSFATDASGERNKPKAWKEIWGSGQGIGSVEKVVPVSELVARLTKEYQEAVDGPL
- a CDS encoding hypothetical protein (product_source=Hypo-rule applied), yielding MSIRAGEIMMDVRGRQMFVAIAMSVALFGATTAAWPQQSQTQAPAAPPAQDAAPADQAAAAPEPPARGNPGLVEEIGKLLKGTPSSLTPSLPSPLQTIDGLNSSAKKATDSLSRIAPLSGQSVVVGRTMCIVASNGAPDCKSASDQLCREKGYKEGRSLDIEAAQKCSAKAYFSGGSACKTENFVTRAVCQ
- a CDS encoding membrane protein YqaA with SNARE-associated domain (product_source=COG1238; cog=COG1238; superfamily=81338; transmembrane_helix_parts=Inside_1_57,TMhelix_58_80,Outside_81_139,TMhelix_140_162,Inside_163_174,TMhelix_175_197,Outside_198_198), translated to MVHRAMLKKMYDWCIAAADKPYALWLMGAVSFAESSFFPVPPDVMLIPMSLARPQKAWLYALVCTITSVAGGVLGYAIGALLYDSVGQWLIQLYGYGEKVEAFRAAYAEYGAWIILLKGLTPIPYKIVTITSGFADYNLFLFVVLSVIARGGRFFFVAVLLNRYGTWIREAIEKRLGMWVSIGAGALIIGFIIAFRLF
- a CDS encoding phosphoribosyl-ATP pyrophosphohydrolase (product_source=KO:K01523; cath_funfam=1.10.287.1080; cog=COG0140; ko=KO:K01523; pfam=PF01503; superfamily=101386; tigrfam=TIGR03188), coding for MSDSLERLYRAVIAAKDLDPATSRTARLFQRGPAKMAKKLAEEAIEVVIDAVSGDPQAVVRESADLLYNLSVLWAAAGVKPQDVWDEMDRRERAQGIAEKLPKSPTKATAIKSRVVAPASDSAPKLKKAPVAPELAARRPIVARESGRLKKRR
- a CDS encoding hypothetical protein (product_source=Hypo-rule applied; cleavage_site_network=SignalP-noTM; superfamily=56235; transmembrane_helix_parts=Inside_1_12,TMhelix_13_32,Outside_33_70,TMhelix_71_88,Inside_89_100,TMhelix_101_123,Outside_124_135), giving the protein MFGPKISSFRRGVVLTTVAALTLGAIVPAAQARPAAPVAKDASTSPAVAGEATDFSARRRVARRHYRHNNAAGLAFMGLALGTIGTIVAEQRRRDYYRQHYFYGGSPYYGGHYYGGPAYYGYGVPPYDGDGYWDY
- a CDS encoding NitT/TauT family transport system substrate-binding protein (product_source=KO:K02051; cath_funfam=3.40.190.10; cog=COG0715; ko=KO:K02051; pfam=PF09084; superfamily=53850; transmembrane_helix_parts=Inside_1_47,TMhelix_48_70,Outside_71_383); protein product: MNLLVSSRIQSSLQSALHDEANFGFRTLGPSGLKPSIMLKRPTTSLPAALFSLIALLCVLCSGLSGAHASTAIRFSLDRPIDGAAAPFVLASVTDLFRAEDLTVTLDSANGSDDAIARVASGASDVALADINALIRYRDKENAQSIKAVFVLYNKAPYAVIARKSRGIKSMADIEGKTIGLVDNDLAAKLWPAVARRNHIDLGKVKAEKINAAVREPMLSAGQLDAVTGLALLSAINLRDRGVPANDLTVLRFADFGCLAYGHALIVNPAFAAKNPEAVKAFLRATMSGVRMTIKSPEHAIDIVMTRMNNGSRDIELERLQASIHDNIITNEVRQNGLGGIETHRFEAAMDQIAEGYTFRKRPSSADIFDESFLPPADDRKIN